The sequence CCCGGCCATTTCGTCACCGAATCGGTGCAGCGCTTCGACGGCATCCGCGATACGCGCACGATCATGACCTTCCGGGCATTCTAGCAGCGGCTCCGTCCTGCCGGCTCGGGTCGGCAGGACACGGTCGGACAGTCCGGGACGAGGGGCCCAGCGACACGATTCCGCGCAATCCGCTACGCCCCGCCTCGCGGATCAAGCCGCATGTTCGCGCCGTATTCATTCGGCGCCCAACCCAAATTTGCGCTCAAGCGCGCGTTTAAGCGCTTGCAACTTGGGCGGGAGGCCCTCATTCGTTAGCTAGCCCGGCGATCCGTCGCCTGGGACTGGTTTCGACTGCCGCCGCGCCGGCTCGAATCCTGCCGTGCCGAGGCAGGACGGACGACGTCGTTGCCCCGTGAAGAGATGGCATGGCCCGCGCCGGCTTTGCGAAGTGACCCTGGAGACCATTGTGACTGCAACCGATTCCTCCGCTCCCGCTGCTCCCGAAAAAGCAACCAGGCACTCGGGATTGCGGCGGATCCTGCTCCTTGCCGGTCCAGTGGTCGCCATCGTCATCGGCCTCTGGCTCTATCTGAGCGGCGGCCAGTATGTGACCGAGGACGACGCCTATGTCGGGGCGGCCAATGTCACCATCACCCCGCAGGTTACGGGCCAGGTCATCCGGATTGCCGTTGGTACCAACCAGATGGTGCAGCAGGACGAACTGCTGTTCGAAATCGACCCCGAGCCCTTTCAGATTGCGCTCGACCGGGCCAACGCCAATCTCGCCGAGGCCAGCGAAAAGCTGCAGGGACTTCTGCTCACCTATCATCAGGATCAGGCGAGCGTTGCGCAGACCAAGGCCGACGTGACCTTCGCGCAGCAGGAGTTCGACCGGGTTTCCGCCCTGGTGAAGGACCGGGTCGAGACCCAGGCCGCGCTCGACCAGGCCCAGCGCACCCTGCGCGTCGCCCAGCAGGCCCAGCGCGCCGCCGAATCCGGTGCCGCCGCGACCCTGGCGGAGTTCGGCGGCAGCGTCGACAAGCCGATCGAGCAGCATGCGGCCTATCTCGCGGCCAAGGCGGAAGTGGAGCTGGCCGCCCGCAATGTCCGGCTGACCAAGGTTCTGGCGCCTTTCGCCGGCACCGTGACCCAGGTCGAGAACATCCAGCCGGGCAGCTTCCTGACCGTCGGCCAGGCGGCCTTTTCGCTGATCGGGCTGCAGACCTGGGTTGACGCCAACATCAAGGAAACCGACCTCACCCACATCAAGGTCGGCGATCCCGCCACGGTCACGCTCGATTCCTATCCCGACCAGGTGCTGAAGGCCGAGGTGCAGAGCATCACGCCGGCCAGCGGCTCGGTATTTGCGCTGCTGCCGGCGCAGAATGCCTCGGGCAACTGGGTCAAGGTCGTGCAGCGCATGCCCGTCCGGCTCAAGATCATCACCGACAACCCGGCCGTCGTCCTGCGCGACGGCGCCAGCGCCAGCGTTTCCATCGACACCGGCTATCACCGCTCACTGGCGACGCTCTGGCGCGACCTCGCCGGCATGGTGGGGATCGACTGATGTCGGACATCGCCGCGACGCCGGTGACCGGTTCGAAGCGCGCCGCCGTCACGATCTGCGTGATGGTGGCGACCCTAATGCAGGCGCTCGACTCGACCATCGCCAATGTCGCGCTGCCCTATATGCAGGGCAGTCTTGCCGCGACCAGCACGCAGATCAACTGGGTGCTGACCTCCTATATCGTCGCCGCCGCCATCCTGACTCCTGCCACCGGCTGGCTGGAGGCGCGCTTCGGCCGCCGCCAGCTGTTCATCGTGTGCGTCGCCGGCTTTGTCGTCGCCTCCATGCTCTGCGGCACCGCGACGAGCATCGAGCAGATGGTCGTCTACCGCATGATACAGGGCGCATTCGGCGCGCCCGTCGTGCCCTTGTCGCAGGCGGTGCTGCTGGACAGCTATCCCTTGCGCATGCGCGGGCAGGCCATGGCGATCTTCGGCCTCGGCGTCATGCTGGGCCCGATCCTTGGCCCGACGCTCGGCGGCTGGCTGACGCAGTATTACGACTGGCGCTGGGTGTTCTACGTCAACGTGCCGCTCGGCGTGATGACGCTGGTCCTCGCCTTCGGCTTCCTGGAAGGCAAGGTTGGCTCCGTCGCGGCCAAGCTCGACTGGTTCGGCTTCGCGACGCTGGGCATCGCGATCGCCGCGCTGCAGCTGTTCCTGGATCGCGGCGAACAGCTGGACTGGTTCCAGTCGACGGAGATCCAGATCGAGTTCGCGCTGATGCTGCTCGGTTTCTATCTGTTCGTCGTCCATACGCTGACGACCTCGAAGCCTTTCCTGGACGGGCGGCTGTTTCGCGACCGGAACTTCGTGATGGGGCAGGTGATGATCTTCATCGTCGGCGCCGTCCTGCTGGCGACGCTGTCGCTGCTGGCGCCCTATCTCGAGCGGCTGATGGGCTATCCCGTCCTCACGGCGGGCCTGGTCCTCGCGCCGCGCGGCATCGGCACCATGGTGGCGATGGTCCTGGTCGGGCGGCTGATGTCGCTCGTCGATACCCGCTATCTGCTGCTCGTCGGCCTGCTGCTGACCGCGGTCGCGTTGCACCAGATGAGCCAGTTCACGCCCGACATTTCGCAGGGCACGATCATCTGGACCGGCCTGATCCAGGGCTTCGGTCTCGGCTTCGTCTTCGTGCCGCTGAGCACCGTCACCTTCGCGACCCTGGCGCCGGATCTCCGCACCC is a genomic window of Kaistia defluvii containing:
- a CDS encoding HlyD family secretion protein — translated: MTATDSSAPAAPEKATRHSGLRRILLLAGPVVAIVIGLWLYLSGGQYVTEDDAYVGAANVTITPQVTGQVIRIAVGTNQMVQQDELLFEIDPEPFQIALDRANANLAEASEKLQGLLLTYHQDQASVAQTKADVTFAQQEFDRVSALVKDRVETQAALDQAQRTLRVAQQAQRAAESGAAATLAEFGGSVDKPIEQHAAYLAAKAEVELAARNVRLTKVLAPFAGTVTQVENIQPGSFLTVGQAAFSLIGLQTWVDANIKETDLTHIKVGDPATVTLDSYPDQVLKAEVQSITPASGSVFALLPAQNASGNWVKVVQRMPVRLKIITDNPAVVLRDGASASVSIDTGYHRSLATLWRDLAGMVGID
- a CDS encoding DHA2 family efflux MFS transporter permease subunit, with the translated sequence MSDIAATPVTGSKRAAVTICVMVATLMQALDSTIANVALPYMQGSLAATSTQINWVLTSYIVAAAILTPATGWLEARFGRRQLFIVCVAGFVVASMLCGTATSIEQMVVYRMIQGAFGAPVVPLSQAVLLDSYPLRMRGQAMAIFGLGVMLGPILGPTLGGWLTQYYDWRWVFYVNVPLGVMTLVLAFGFLEGKVGSVAAKLDWFGFATLGIAIAALQLFLDRGEQLDWFQSTEIQIEFALMLLGFYLFVVHTLTTSKPFLDGRLFRDRNFVMGQVMIFIVGAVLLATLSLLAPYLERLMGYPVLTAGLVLAPRGIGTMVAMVLVGRLMSLVDTRYLLLVGLLLTAVALHQMSQFTPDISQGTIIWTGLIQGFGLGFVFVPLSTVTFATLAPDLRTQGTGFYSLMRNVGASVGISVTTFLLTRNAATVHAGLSGDVSPYSRAVQQLGPVLRLDTPAGRATVNDLINVQAETIAYADNFRLMMIVTLLAMPLVLLLRNTKPLKAGKSEVTAEA